One stretch of Dokdonia sp. Hel_I_53 DNA includes these proteins:
- the kdsA gene encoding 3-deoxy-8-phosphooctulonate synthase, which produces MSLNNIPKIKHTTSNNFFLLCGPCAIEGEDMAMRIAENVLSITDKLKIPYIFKGSFRKANRSRVDSFTGIGDEKALEILAKVSENFDIPTVTDIHESSDASLAAQYVDVLQIPAFLVRQTSLVVAAAKTGKIVNLKKGQFMSPESMQHAVKKVHDSGNQNAWITDRGTMFGYQDMIVDYRGIPTMRKFAPTVLDVTHSLQQPNQSSGVTGGRPDMIETIARAGIVNNVDGLFIETHFDPANAKSDGANMLDLAHLERLLSNLVSIRETVNKLS; this is translated from the coding sequence ATGAGCTTAAATAACATCCCAAAAATCAAACATACAACATCAAATAATTTTTTCTTGCTTTGTGGTCCTTGTGCTATTGAAGGTGAAGATATGGCTATGCGCATTGCAGAAAATGTGCTATCAATTACTGATAAGCTAAAAATTCCATACATATTTAAAGGTAGTTTTAGAAAAGCTAACCGTAGTCGCGTTGATAGTTTTACAGGCATAGGTGACGAAAAAGCACTTGAAATACTCGCAAAAGTTTCAGAAAATTTTGATATTCCTACAGTTACAGATATCCATGAATCTTCTGACGCCTCACTGGCTGCACAGTATGTTGATGTATTACAAATACCAGCCTTTCTCGTTAGACAAACGTCACTAGTAGTGGCTGCTGCAAAAACAGGTAAAATTGTTAATCTTAAAAAAGGACAATTTATGTCTCCAGAATCAATGCAACACGCTGTAAAAAAGGTTCACGACTCTGGAAATCAAAATGCTTGGATTACAGATCGAGGAACTATGTTTGGATACCAAGATATGATTGTTGATTATAGAGGTATTCCTACCATGAGGAAGTTTGCACCTACAGTATTAGACGTGACGCACTCTCTACAGCAACCTAACCAATCTAGTGGTGTAACAGGAGGTAGGCCAGATATGATTGAGACAATTGCTCGCGCTGGAATTGTAAATAATGTGGACGGCCTATTTATAGAGACTCACTTTGATCCAGCAAATGCAAAGAGTGATGGCGCAAATATGCTAGACTTAGCTCATCTTGAAAGACTCTTGTCTAACCTCGTTTCGATTAGAGAAACTGTTAATAAGCTTTCATAA
- the rpoN gene encoding RNA polymerase factor sigma-54 produces the protein MLKQQLNFKLSQKLSPQQIQLMKLIQLPTQAFEQKVKQELEENPALDSGKDEVKDEFDEFNNTDDYDEAPESEINVDEYLSDDEVPDYRLSANNYSADDEDKQVPYASGTSFNQYLKTQLNTVRIPEEHRQIAEFIIGSLDEAGYLRRTLIDLMDDLAFTQNIYTSEEVIEGMLFKVQDLDPAGVGARNLQECLILQLDRKTSTKSVSLAMDILENSFDHFSKKHYKKLMAKFHITETELKEAINEIEHLNPRPGGSYSSNTKIVEHVVPDFTIRIVDGELELSLNGRNAPELKISRDYSNMLKGYKESKERTKAQKDAVMFIKQKLDAAKWFIEAIIQRQQTLFVTMSSIMNYQKEYFLTGDERNLRPMILKDIASEIGMDVSTVSRVANSKYVDTPYGTKLIKVFFSESMTNDQGEEVSTREIKKILETVIKEENKRKPLTDDKLAKILKEKGYPIARRTVAKYREQLDLPVARLRKEI, from the coding sequence ATGTTAAAACAACAACTTAATTTTAAACTTTCACAGAAGCTTTCGCCACAGCAAATCCAGCTGATGAAGCTTATACAATTGCCTACACAGGCCTTTGAACAAAAGGTCAAACAGGAGCTTGAAGAAAACCCAGCTTTAGACAGCGGCAAAGATGAAGTAAAGGATGAGTTTGATGAATTTAATAATACAGATGACTACGATGAGGCACCTGAGTCTGAAATTAATGTAGATGAGTACTTAAGTGACGATGAAGTGCCTGACTATAGATTAAGTGCAAACAATTACAGTGCAGATGACGAGGACAAACAAGTTCCCTATGCATCTGGAACCTCTTTTAATCAATATCTAAAAACACAGCTCAACACAGTTCGCATACCTGAAGAACACCGACAGATTGCAGAATTCATCATAGGCTCCCTTGACGAGGCAGGATACCTTCGTAGAACCCTGATAGACCTTATGGACGACCTAGCTTTTACTCAAAATATCTATACTTCAGAGGAAGTTATAGAGGGAATGCTTTTTAAGGTGCAAGATCTAGATCCCGCAGGCGTTGGAGCACGTAACTTACAAGAATGCCTGATCTTACAATTAGATAGAAAGACTAGCACAAAGTCTGTTTCCTTAGCAATGGATATTCTAGAAAATTCATTTGACCATTTTTCTAAAAAACATTATAAAAAATTAATGGCAAAGTTTCACATCACTGAAACTGAATTAAAAGAGGCTATAAATGAAATAGAACACCTCAATCCAAGACCAGGCGGGTCATACTCAAGCAATACAAAAATAGTGGAACACGTGGTGCCCGACTTCACCATAAGAATTGTTGATGGAGAATTAGAGTTGAGCCTAAATGGCCGTAATGCTCCTGAGCTCAAAATATCTCGCGATTACAGCAATATGCTTAAGGGGTATAAGGAATCTAAAGAACGTACAAAAGCGCAGAAAGATGCAGTTATGTTTATAAAGCAAAAACTAGATGCTGCAAAATGGTTTATAGAAGCTATTATACAAAGACAGCAAACTCTATTCGTGACAATGAGTTCTATAATGAACTATCAAAAAGAATATTTTCTAACGGGTGATGAGCGCAATTTACGACCTATGATTCTAAAAGATATTGCAAGTGAGATAGGGATGGATGTATCTACCGTGTCAAGGGTCGCAAATAGCAAATATGTAGATACCCCTTATGGCACTAAGCTGATCAAAGTATTTTTCTCTGAGAGCATGACAAATGATCAGGGAGAAGAGGTTTCTACTAGAGAAATAAAAAAAATACTGGAGACAGTAATTAAAGAGGAAAATAAAAGAAAACCACTTACAGACGATAAATTAGCAAAAATTCTAAAAGAAAAAGGCTATCCTATTGCACGTAGAACAGTAGCTAAATATAGGGAGCAACTTGATTTACCGGTTGCTAGATTACGTAAAGAGATCTAA
- a CDS encoding ExbD/TolR family protein yields the protein MARRTAPEINAGSMADIAFLLLIFFLVTTTIEKDRGLVRALPPDTPTELTPPIIKEKNLFVVIVNNDGELLVENEPMEMKDLQEAAIEFLDNGGTPRGQEGYCDYCQGKRSLSSSDYPDKAIITVKSLRESSYESFITVQNELVGAYNFLRDRESERLYGWKYTDVSAQIDEGVYKGNEEATKEKLDIIKNMYPQKLSEIDPKQ from the coding sequence ATGGCTAGGAGAACAGCACCAGAAATTAACGCAGGTTCTATGGCAGATATCGCGTTCTTACTTTTGATTTTCTTTTTGGTAACAACTACTATTGAGAAAGATCGAGGTCTAGTGCGCGCACTTCCACCAGATACACCTACGGAATTGACACCTCCTATCATTAAAGAAAAAAATCTTTTTGTTGTTATTGTAAATAACGATGGAGAACTTTTAGTAGAAAACGAGCCTATGGAGATGAAAGATCTTCAAGAAGCGGCTATTGAGTTTCTAGATAACGGAGGTACTCCTAGAGGGCAAGAAGGATATTGCGACTACTGTCAAGGTAAAAGAAGCCTTAGTTCTTCAGATTACCCTGATAAAGCTATTATTACTGTAAAAAGTTTACGTGAGTCATCTTACGAATCTTTTATAACAGTGCAAAATGAGCTCGTAGGTGCTTATAATTTCTTGCGTGATAGAGAATCAGAACGCTTATACGGCTGGAAATATACCGATGTTAGTGCTCAGATTGACGAAGGGGTGTATAAAGGAAACGAAGAGGCTACTAAAGAGAAATTGGATATAATTAAAAATATGTATCCACAAAAGCTCTCTGAAATAGACCCAAAACAGTAA
- a CDS encoding class I SAM-dependent methyltransferase, with the protein MAEDNNHYFETNKHTWNTKVAVHAKSNFYDIKSFVAGNSSLNVYELDALKNVQGKTLLHLQCHFGQDTLSWSRLGAKCTGVDISENAVLLGQKLNEDLNLNARFICCNVLDTSQFIDEQYDIVFTSYGTIGWLPDLNPWAKVIFERLKSGGVFYIVDFHPIAWMFDYSNGNKKMKYGYNQKEAIYDEYEGTYADESSKIISKEYGWNHGLGEIATALTDAGLHLKYLKEHDASPYNIFPGLIKQKNGLYTTEDRLFPLIFELKVTKP; encoded by the coding sequence ATGGCAGAAGACAATAATCACTATTTTGAAACCAATAAACACACTTGGAACACAAAAGTAGCGGTGCACGCAAAAAGTAATTTCTATGATATAAAATCATTTGTCGCAGGAAATAGTTCACTAAATGTATATGAGTTAGATGCGCTAAAAAATGTTCAAGGGAAGACGCTATTGCACCTTCAATGTCATTTTGGTCAAGATACACTCAGTTGGTCACGCCTAGGCGCTAAGTGTACAGGAGTAGATATAAGTGAGAATGCAGTGCTGCTTGGACAAAAGCTTAACGAGGATTTGAACCTTAATGCGCGCTTCATTTGTTGTAATGTTTTAGATACTTCACAATTTATAGATGAACAATATGATATTGTTTTTACAAGTTATGGAACGATAGGCTGGTTGCCTGATTTAAATCCTTGGGCAAAAGTAATATTTGAACGTCTCAAGTCTGGGGGTGTGTTTTATATAGTTGATTTCCACCCTATCGCTTGGATGTTTGATTATTCCAATGGTAATAAAAAAATGAAATACGGGTACAATCAAAAGGAGGCTATTTATGATGAATATGAAGGGACATATGCTGATGAATCGTCAAAGATTATAAGTAAAGAATACGGTTGGAATCATGGATTAGGAGAAATAGCCACAGCGCTTACAGATGCAGGCTTGCACTTAAAGTATCTCAAAGAGCACGATGCAAGTCCTTATAATATTTTTCCAGGTCTCATAAAACAGAAAAACGGCCTCTATACAACAGAAGACCGCTTATTCCCTTTAATTTTTGAATTGAAAGTTACAAAACCTTAA
- the msrA gene encoding peptide-methionine (S)-S-oxide reductase MsrA has translation MKFATIIAALTILTSCNNFTTTMTEPTASLEPVEVTSQNGMKKAYFASGCFWCVESIFESVKGVEEAVSGYSGGKEDNPTYKQVSYGRTTHAEAVEVLYDPEIISFQQLVDVFFGSQDPTTANRQGPDAGIQYRSIAFYQNDSEKNIIEQTIDRLNKSTYNGAIVTQVLPFRKFWIAEDYHQDYEKNNPNNPYIQSVSIPRYKRFAKKFPELLKEGAH, from the coding sequence ATGAAATTTGCAACCATAATTGCAGCCTTAACGATTCTTACAAGCTGCAATAACTTTACAACTACAATGACAGAACCTACAGCCTCTTTAGAGCCTGTAGAGGTAACTTCTCAAAACGGTATGAAAAAAGCATATTTTGCAAGTGGATGCTTTTGGTGCGTAGAATCCATTTTTGAAAGTGTAAAAGGGGTTGAAGAAGCGGTAAGCGGTTATAGTGGAGGAAAAGAAGATAACCCAACCTATAAGCAAGTAAGCTATGGTAGGACTACGCATGCAGAAGCAGTAGAAGTGCTCTATGATCCAGAGATCATATCATTTCAACAACTCGTAGATGTCTTCTTTGGTTCCCAAGATCCCACTACTGCAAATAGACAAGGTCCTGATGCTGGCATACAATATAGGTCAATAGCATTTTACCAAAATGACAGTGAAAAAAATATTATCGAGCAAACGATTGATCGCCTTAATAAGTCTACTTACAATGGAGCGATTGTAACTCAAGTACTTCCATTTCGAAAATTTTGGATCGCAGAAGATTATCATCAAGATTATGAAAAAAACAACCCTAATAATCCTTACATACAATCAGTTTCAATTCCTAGATACAAACGCTTTGCTAAGAAATTTCCAGAACTTCTAAAAGAAGGTGCTCATTAA
- a CDS encoding ExbD/TolR family protein: MSKFRKGGGKELPAISTASLPDIVFMLLFFFMVATVLRKNDVKVAQILPSADQTEKLKKDRSVYIFAGKPGEGYKNLGTEGKIQIGDKFVDVNEVQPAILEEREKLRDELKDYVMVAFKVDKETNSGLVYDVKQELRQANLLKVIYITTQTEDAVQ, encoded by the coding sequence ATGTCAAAATTTAGAAAAGGTGGAGGGAAAGAATTACCAGCCATCAGTACGGCATCCTTACCGGATATTGTATTTATGCTATTATTCTTCTTTATGGTTGCTACTGTTTTGCGTAAAAATGATGTGAAAGTAGCACAAATTCTACCTTCGGCAGATCAAACTGAAAAGCTTAAAAAGGATCGAAGTGTTTATATCTTTGCAGGAAAACCTGGAGAGGGGTATAAAAACCTTGGTACAGAAGGTAAAATTCAAATAGGAGATAAATTTGTGGATGTAAATGAAGTACAGCCTGCAATTCTAGAAGAGCGTGAAAAGCTTAGAGATGAGCTTAAAGACTATGTAATGGTTGCCTTTAAAGTTGATAAGGAAACTAATTCTGGTCTCGTATATGATGTTAAACAAGAATTGCGTCAAGCAAATCTTCTTAAGGTTATATACATCACTACCCAAACAGAAGATGCGGTACAATAA
- a CDS encoding flavin reductase family protein — protein MEKILHIDKNKISAMDKRYRANFINSVTGFKSANLLGSISTDNIENLAIFSSITHLGSDPSLLGFITRPNSAPRHTYKNIRDTGIFTVNHVNENIIKEAHQTAARYDESISEFKAAGLHTEYLHNWKAPFLKEAQIKIACEYVSEYQIKENDTVLIVAAIKGVYLPEKALNDDGWINLEITSGVSINGLDSYSKPKLIDRFSYAKPNMTPSSILKKD, from the coding sequence ATGGAAAAGATACTACATATTGACAAAAATAAAATAAGCGCTATGGATAAGCGCTATAGAGCAAATTTTATTAATAGTGTAACTGGTTTCAAAAGCGCAAATTTACTAGGCTCTATTTCGACAGATAATATAGAAAACCTCGCTATTTTCAGTTCAATCACACACTTAGGCAGCGACCCTTCATTATTAGGGTTTATCACAAGACCCAACTCTGCGCCACGACACACGTATAAAAATATACGCGACACAGGTATATTTACTGTTAATCACGTTAATGAAAATATTATAAAGGAAGCACACCAAACAGCTGCAAGATATGATGAGAGTATTTCAGAATTTAAAGCCGCCGGGCTTCATACCGAATATTTACATAACTGGAAAGCCCCATTCTTAAAAGAGGCACAGATAAAAATAGCCTGTGAATACGTATCAGAATATCAAATTAAAGAAAACGACACTGTCTTAATAGTTGCTGCTATAAAAGGTGTTTATTTACCTGAGAAAGCTCTTAATGATGATGGATGGATTAATCTTGAAATTACAAGTGGAGTTTCTATTAATGGATTAGATAGTTACTCAAAGCCTAAACTTATTGACAGGTTCTCTTATGCAAAACCAAACATGACACCATCATCTATACTTAAGAAGGATTAA
- a CDS encoding porin family protein, protein MKRISTLLILLPLFSVFSQETDFDDNVVLVDSLYREDQVYVGVTFNLLTSKPSGFTQNGLSAGLQAGFVRDFPFNKRRNKSIGIGLGFALDTYNQNLLIDRVEGTGITYSIVDDNAGEDFNRFSMYTLEVPIEYRWRTSTATTYSFWRIHTGFKIGYVFNFQSSYKDANGRIKVSTRSDINKLQYGPTFAFGYGAFNFQGYYGLNSLFASGTSINNEDVNLQAIKLGLIFYFL, encoded by the coding sequence TTGAAAAGGATATCTACTTTACTAATTTTGTTGCCTCTTTTTTCGGTTTTCTCTCAAGAAACCGATTTTGATGATAATGTAGTTTTGGTTGACTCACTGTATAGGGAAGATCAAGTGTATGTGGGAGTCACATTTAATCTTTTAACAAGTAAGCCGTCTGGATTTACACAAAATGGTCTTAGTGCTGGTTTGCAAGCCGGCTTTGTAAGAGACTTCCCTTTTAATAAGCGTCGTAATAAATCTATAGGAATAGGACTGGGCTTTGCTTTAGATACTTATAATCAAAATTTGCTTATTGATAGAGTTGAAGGGACTGGAATTACGTATAGCATTGTTGATGATAATGCAGGGGAAGACTTTAATAGATTTTCCATGTATACGCTAGAGGTTCCTATTGAATATAGATGGAGAACTTCTACTGCTACGACCTATTCATTTTGGCGAATTCATACTGGCTTTAAAATAGGATATGTATTTAATTTTCAATCTTCTTACAAAGATGCTAACGGTAGAATTAAAGTTAGTACACGTTCAGATATCAATAAACTTCAATACGGACCTACGTTTGCATTTGGGTACGGGGCTTTTAATTTTCAGGGGTATTACGGATTAAATTCACTTTTTGCTTCTGGTACTAGTATTAATAATGAGGACGTCAATTTACAAGCTATTAAGCTTGGACTAATTTTCTATTTCTTATAA